A section of the bacterium genome encodes:
- a CDS encoding serine/threonine protein kinase yields the protein MTVAAGEEILGYRVEGLIGEGGMGAVYKAVHPVFGQEVAIKVLDPLLARNVELRERFVQEARIQMGLRHQGIVQVLTGEVKGERAALVMEFVDGLSLEEVIRRRGTLPAAEAAAIFVQVLAAVGHAHERGVVHRDLKPANVMVTADGTAKVTDFGIARVVGNLRLTRTGTTMGSPHYMAPEQILGSKEIDHRADIYALGAALFEALSGRPPFAEFERAGADSDFAVKEAHVRRDPPDLCALRPDVPPAIAEAVRIALAKDPEARFQSCWEFAAALEQAAQDHAATAGELLDQEDAFAAEEAALAEVDSRESEEAIQRDLVTDRIFVVALVLLVVLAVIVILAGSL from the coding sequence ATGACGGTCGCGGCGGGGGAGGAGATCCTCGGGTACCGGGTCGAAGGCCTGATCGGCGAAGGGGGAATGGGGGCGGTCTACAAGGCCGTGCATCCGGTCTTCGGACAGGAGGTCGCGATCAAGGTGCTCGACCCGCTGCTGGCGCGAAACGTCGAGCTGCGGGAGCGGTTCGTGCAGGAGGCGCGGATCCAGATGGGCCTGCGGCACCAGGGGATCGTGCAGGTGCTGACGGGGGAGGTGAAGGGCGAGCGGGCCGCGCTGGTGATGGAGTTCGTGGACGGCCTCTCGTTGGAGGAGGTGATCCGGCGGCGCGGGACGCTGCCGGCCGCGGAGGCGGCGGCGATCTTCGTGCAGGTGCTGGCGGCGGTCGGCCACGCGCACGAGCGCGGCGTGGTCCACCGCGACCTCAAGCCGGCCAACGTGATGGTGACGGCGGACGGGACGGCGAAGGTCACGGACTTCGGGATCGCGCGGGTGGTCGGGAATCTGCGCCTGACGCGGACCGGGACGACGATGGGCTCGCCGCACTACATGGCGCCGGAGCAGATCCTCGGAAGCAAGGAGATCGACCACCGCGCCGACATCTACGCGCTCGGCGCGGCGCTGTTCGAGGCGCTGAGCGGGCGGCCGCCGTTCGCGGAGTTCGAGCGCGCGGGCGCCGACTCGGACTTCGCGGTGAAGGAAGCGCACGTGCGCCGCGATCCACCCGACCTCTGCGCGCTGCGCCCCGACGTGCCTCCGGCGATCGCGGAGGCGGTGCGGATCGCGCTGGCGAAGGATCCGGAGGCGCGGTTTCAGAGCTGCTGGGAGTTTGCCGCCGCGCTGGAGCAGGCCGCGCAGGACCACGCGGCGACGGCTGGGGAGCTTCTCGATCAAGAGGACGCGTTCGCGGCCGAAGAGGCGGCTCTTGCCGAGGTCGATTCTCGTGAGTCCGAGGAGGCGATACAGAGAGATCTCGTGACTGACCGAATCTTCGTAGTGGCGCTCGTATTGCTGGTAGTTCTCGCCGTCATTGTGATACTGGCGGGTAGCCTCTGA